A window of the Lagenorhynchus albirostris chromosome 1, mLagAlb1.1, whole genome shotgun sequence genome harbors these coding sequences:
- the PLEKHG3 gene encoding pleckstrin homology domain-containing family G member 3 isoform X16, which produces MPVSASLHQDGSQERPVSLTSTTSSSGSSRDSRGAMEEPSGSEASAKNGAGSPRGRRLPSNNSSSWLSMRGPLSPFNSRASVAPAHKLSYVGRVVREIVETERTYVQDLRSIVEDYLLKIIDTPGLLNPEQVSALFGNIESIYALNSQLLRDLDSCNSDPVAVASCFVERSQEFDIYTQYCNNYPNSVAALTECMQDKQQAKFFRDRQELLQHSLPLGSYLLKPVQRILKYHLLLQEIAKHFDEEEDGFEVVEDAIDTMTCVAWYINDMKRRHEHAVRLQEIQSLLINWKGPDLTTYGELVLEGTFRVHRVRNEKTFFLFDKALLITKKRGDHFVYKGHIPCSSLMLIESTRESPCFTVTHYKHSKQQYNIQAKTVEEKRSWTHHIKRLILENHHTTIPQKAKEAILEMDSYYPNRYRHSPERLKKASQDEASTHVHQGRRQSEPGQLLYNRATLPSRQRGFTVPGLKGHRKSEPSRHLLRQHSEKARAAGMKHAGSVGMLLDFEQPPCARGLQSEAEGAAREEEEEEEQAFQVSLEDLAGHEGREQGAGPEPPGEEEEEEEEEESLAVAEQVADFASSLLAALHCWHYRANALLFSRGAMGKGHREPEDPKSCRRPSSRSPTTAEKCLSFESVSSLPEVEPDPGSGTEQEESAATEGPRTEEMPSDTEAPEVLEMQLDTHQLLLGLDPPGDVVDFMVADSTEDPKVLSSEDEEEEVGAAHEPESLLPPSVLDQASVIAERFVSSFSRRSSLALEDGKASGFGTPRLTSRSSSVVSLEDSEKGLARRGSTTDPLGSQLPPEADISVGVAAESDPSVNGTETQSPGCPAEPDRPSCTKESKLSSRDRLLLDKIKSYYESAEHHDAGFSVRRRESLSFIPKGLVRNSVSRINSLPRPDPEPVAPPGHKRQVGSRAASWALFDYPGPGQAHAGDPAPITDAEFRPSSEIVKIWEEVESPEGSPGKGPGQGQANSFDLHEPLFILEERELGAITEESAAASPERASPTEPPSPAHLARELKELVKELSSGTQGELVTPLHPRILQLSHVMDSHVSERVKSKVYQLARQYSLRIKSKSVTARPPQPWEKVAATTPYLQPEAGAPSAGRGTEGS; this is translated from the exons ATGCCCGTCTCTGCCTCGCTCCACCAAGATGGCAGCCAGGAGCGGCCCGTGAGCCtgacctccaccacctcctcgtCAGGCTCCTCCCGTGACAGCCGCGGGGCCATGGAGGAGCCCAGCGGCTCCGAGGCTTCGGCCAAGAACGGGGCCGGCTCCCCGCGCGGCCGGCGTCTCCCCAGCAACAATTCCAGCAGCTGGCTGAGCATGAGGGGCCCCCTGTCCCCTTTCAACAGCCGGGCGTCGGTAGCGCCTGCGCACAAGCTCAGCTACGTGGGTCGAGTAGTGCGGGAAATCGTGGAAACGGAGCGCACGTACGTGCAGGACCTGCGCAGCATCGTAGAG GACTACCTCTTGAAGATCATTGACACGCCTGGGCTGCTGAACCCGGAGCAAGTCAGTGCCCTTTTTGGGAACATAGAAAGCATCTACGCACTGAACAG CCAGCTACTCAGAGACCTGGACAGCTGCAATAGTGACCCGGTGGCTGTGGCCAGCTGCTTTGTGGAAAGG AGCCAAGAGTTTGATATCTACACCCAGTATTGCAACAACTACCCCAA CTCAGTGGCCGCCCTCACCGAGTGCATGCAGGACAAGCAGCAGGCCAAGTTCTTTCGGGACCGGCAGGAGCTGCTGCAGCACTCACTGCCCTTGGGTTCCTACCTCCTAAAGCCAGTCCAGCGCATCCTCAAGTACCACCTGCTACTCCAG GAAATCGCCAAACATTTTGATGAAGAAGAGGACGGCTTTGAGGTGGTAGAGGATGCCATTGACACCATGACTTGCGTGGCCTGGTACATCAACGACATGAAGAGGAGACATGAGCACGCAGTCCGGCTCCAG GAGATTCAGTCTCTGCTCATCAACTGGAAGGGGCCAGACCTGACCACCTATGGGGAGCTCGTCCTGGAGGGCACATTCCGCGTACACCGTGTGCGCAACGAGAAGACCTTTTTCCTCTTTGACAAAGCACTGCTCATCACCAAGAAgcggggagatcactttgtctaCAAGGGTCACATCCCG tgCTCCTCCCTGATGCTGATCGAGAGCACCAGAGAATCCCCGTGCTTCACCGTCACACACTACAAGCACAGCAAGCAGCAGTACAACATCCAG GCCAAAACTGTGGAGGAGAAACGGAGCTGGACTCACCACATCAAGAGGCTCATCTTGGAGAACCACCACACCACCATCCCCCAGAAG GCCAAAGAAGCCATCCTGGAAATGGATTCCTATT ATCCCAATCGGTACCGCCACAGCCCAGAGCGCCTGAAGAAGGCCTCCCAGGATGAGGCGTCCACCCATGTGCACCAGGGGCGCCGGCAGTCTG AGCCTGGTCAGCTCCTGTACAACCGGGCAACACTCCCCAGCAGGCAGCGAGGCTTCACGGTGCCAGGCCTTAAGGGCCATAGAAAGTCGG AGCCATCCAGACATCTGCTCAGGCAACACAGCGAGAAAG CCAGAGCAGCAGGAATGAAG CATGCGGGCAGTGTTGGCATGCTCCTGGACTTTGAACAGCCCCCCTGTGCTCGGGGCCTGCAGTCGGAGGCTGAAGGGGCTGcccgggaggaggaggaggaggaagaacaggCCTTTCAGGTGTCCCTGGAGGACCTGGCAGGGCATGAAGGCCGCGAGCAGGGGGCTGGGCCAGAGCCCCCaggcgaggaggaggaggaggaggaggaggaggagagcctGGCAGTGGCGGAGCAGGTAGCCGACTTTGCCAGCTCCCTGCTGGCCGCCCTCCACTGCTGGCACTATCGGGCCAACGCTCTACTTTTCTCCCGGGGCGCTATG GGGAAGGGGCACAGGGAGCCCGAAGACCCCAAGAGCTGCCGAAGGCCCAGCAGCCGATCTCCAACCACCGCTGAGAAGTGCCTGAGCTTTGAGTCTGTGTCTTCCCTGCCGGAG GTTGAGCCAGACCCTGGGTCTGGGACAGAGCAGGAGGAGTCTGCTGCCACGGAAGGTCCCAGGACCGAGGAGATGCCCTCAGACACAGAGGCCCCAGAAGTCCTAGAAATGCAGCTTGACACCCACCAGCTGCTGCTGGGACTGGACCCCCCGGGTGACGTGGTGGACTTCATGGTGGCCGACAGCACCGAGGACCCGAAGGTCCTGAGCAgtgaggacgaggaggaggaggtgggggccgCCCACGAGCCCGAgagcctcctgcctccctctgtgCTGGACCAGGCCAGCGTCATCGCCGAGCGGTTCGTCAGCAGCTTCTCTCGGCGGAGCAGCCTGGCGCTGGAGGACGGCAAGGCCAGCGGCTTCGGGACCCCGAGGCTGACCAGCCGGAGCAGCAGTGTGGTCAGCCTAGAGGACAGTGAGAAGGGCCTGGCCCGACGAGGGAGCACCACAGACCCCCTGGGCTCTCAGCTCCCTCCAGAAGCGGACATCAGTGTGGGGGTGGCCGCAGAGAGTGACCCTTCTGTCAACGGGACAGAGACCCAGAGCCCAGGCTGCCCAGCGGAGCCAGACAGGCCTTCCTGCACGAAGGAATCGAAGCTTTCTTCCCGAGACCGGCTGTTGTTGGACAAAATCAAGAGCTACTATGAAAGTGCAGAGCACCACGACGCAGGCTTCAGTGTCCGGCGCCGGGAGAGCCTCTCCTTCATCCCCAAAGGACTGGTGAGAAACTCAGTCTCCAGAATCAACAGCCTTCCCAGGCCAGACCCGGAGCCAGTGGCTCCGCCGGGGCATAAGAGACAGGTGGGTTCGCGGGCAGCCTCGTGGGCCCTCTTTGACTACCCAGGACCAGGCCAGGCTCATGCTGGGGACCCAGCTCCCATCACAGATGCTGAGTTCCGCCCGTCTTCGGAAATTGTGAAGATCTGGGAGGAAGTGGAGTCTCCTGAGGGCAGCCCTGGGAAGGGACCAGGCCAAGGCCAGGCCAATAGCTTTGACCTGCATGAGCCCCTCTTCATCCTGGAGGAGCGTGAGCTGGGGGCCATCACTGAGGAGTCGGCTGCTGCCTCGCCGGAGCGTGCCTCCCCCACTGAGCCCCCCAGCCCGGCCCACCTGGCCCGGGAGCTGAAGGAGCTGGTGAAGGAGCTGAGCAGCGGCACCCAGGGGGAGCTGGTGACCCCACTACATCCCCGCATCCTGCAGCTCTCCCATGTGATGGACAGCCATGTGAGCGAGCGAGTCAAGAGCAAGGTCTACCAGCTGGCTCGCCAGTACAGCCTCCGGATCAAGAGCAAGTCGGTGACGGCCAGGCCACCGCAGCCGTGGGAAAAGGTGGCTGCCACCACCCCCTACCTGCAGCCGGAGGCTGGAGCACCATCTGCTGGCAGAG
- the PLEKHG3 gene encoding pleckstrin homology domain-containing family G member 3 isoform X8, with the protein MPVSASLHQDGSQERPVSLTSTTSSSGSSRDSRGAMEEPSGSEASAKNGAGSPRGRRLPSNNSSSWLSMRGPLSPFNSRASVAPAHKLSYVGRVVREIVETERTYVQDLRSIVEDYLLKIIDTPGLLNPEQVSALFGNIESIYALNSQLLRDLDSCNSDPVAVASCFVERSQEFDIYTQYCNNYPNSVAALTECMQDKQQAKFFRDRQELLQHSLPLGSYLLKPVQRILKYHLLLQEIAKHFDEEEDGFEVVEDAIDTMTCVAWYINDMKRRHEHAVRLQEIQSLLINWKGPDLTTYGELVLEGTFRVHRVRNEKTFFLFDKALLITKKRGDHFVYKGHIPCSSLMLIESTRESPCFTVTHYKHSKQQYNIQAKTVEEKRSWTHHIKRLILENHHTTIPQKAKEAILEMDSYYPNRYRHSPERLKKASQDEASTHVHQGRRQSEPGQLLYNRATLPSRQRGFTVPGLKGHRKSEPSRHLLRQHSEKARAAGMKHAGSVGMLLDFEQPPCARGLQSEAEGAAREEEEEEEQAFQVSLEDLAGHEGREQGAGPEPPGEEEEEEEEEESLAVAEQVADFASSLLAALHCWHYRANALLFSRGAMGKGHREPEDPKSCRRPSSRSPTTAEKCLSFESVSSLPEVEPDPGSGTEQEESAATEGPRTEEMPSDTEAPEVLEMQLDTHQLLLGLDPPGDVVDFMVADSTEDPKVLSSEDEEEEVGAAHEPESLLPPSVLDQASVIAERFVSSFSRRSSLALEDGKASGFGTPRLTSRSSSVVSLEDSEKGLARRGSTTDPLGSQLPPEADISVGVAAESDPSVNGTETQSPGCPAEPDRPSCTKESKLSSRDRLLLDKIKSYYESAEHHDAGFSVRRRESLSFIPKGLVRNSVSRINSLPRPDPEPVAPPGHKRQVGSRAASWALFDYPGPGQAHAGDPAPITDAEFRPSSEIVKIWEEVESPEGSPGKGPGQGQANSFDLHEPLFILEERELGAITEESAAASPERASPTEPPSPAHLARELKELVKELSSGTQGELVTPLHPRILQLSHVMDSHVSERVKSKVYQLARQYSLRIKSKSVTARPPQPWEKVAATTPYLQPEAGAPSAGRGVQAARCLLTGKRKPVLSLFNHEQPTAQEHSPPKSGSAREVSPRRFSFSSLATSPRTTSPGAWHIPRSPLSPLDTETFNWPDVRELCSKYASQDEALQAKGSRPRNLPVNRSHSLPENMMQPQPPLSGKVGRCCSLNARRAPAGPGVAQPQPLAGSSPSAPDGGEALYVTADLTLEDSRRMVIMEKGPLSGPNAGLEAASGQGPSSPAAQAGQGLAFQECAEYRPKEEGPRDPADPSQQGRVRSLREKFQALNSTGTEGS; encoded by the exons ATGCCCGTCTCTGCCTCGCTCCACCAAGATGGCAGCCAGGAGCGGCCCGTGAGCCtgacctccaccacctcctcgtCAGGCTCCTCCCGTGACAGCCGCGGGGCCATGGAGGAGCCCAGCGGCTCCGAGGCTTCGGCCAAGAACGGGGCCGGCTCCCCGCGCGGCCGGCGTCTCCCCAGCAACAATTCCAGCAGCTGGCTGAGCATGAGGGGCCCCCTGTCCCCTTTCAACAGCCGGGCGTCGGTAGCGCCTGCGCACAAGCTCAGCTACGTGGGTCGAGTAGTGCGGGAAATCGTGGAAACGGAGCGCACGTACGTGCAGGACCTGCGCAGCATCGTAGAG GACTACCTCTTGAAGATCATTGACACGCCTGGGCTGCTGAACCCGGAGCAAGTCAGTGCCCTTTTTGGGAACATAGAAAGCATCTACGCACTGAACAG CCAGCTACTCAGAGACCTGGACAGCTGCAATAGTGACCCGGTGGCTGTGGCCAGCTGCTTTGTGGAAAGG AGCCAAGAGTTTGATATCTACACCCAGTATTGCAACAACTACCCCAA CTCAGTGGCCGCCCTCACCGAGTGCATGCAGGACAAGCAGCAGGCCAAGTTCTTTCGGGACCGGCAGGAGCTGCTGCAGCACTCACTGCCCTTGGGTTCCTACCTCCTAAAGCCAGTCCAGCGCATCCTCAAGTACCACCTGCTACTCCAG GAAATCGCCAAACATTTTGATGAAGAAGAGGACGGCTTTGAGGTGGTAGAGGATGCCATTGACACCATGACTTGCGTGGCCTGGTACATCAACGACATGAAGAGGAGACATGAGCACGCAGTCCGGCTCCAG GAGATTCAGTCTCTGCTCATCAACTGGAAGGGGCCAGACCTGACCACCTATGGGGAGCTCGTCCTGGAGGGCACATTCCGCGTACACCGTGTGCGCAACGAGAAGACCTTTTTCCTCTTTGACAAAGCACTGCTCATCACCAAGAAgcggggagatcactttgtctaCAAGGGTCACATCCCG tgCTCCTCCCTGATGCTGATCGAGAGCACCAGAGAATCCCCGTGCTTCACCGTCACACACTACAAGCACAGCAAGCAGCAGTACAACATCCAG GCCAAAACTGTGGAGGAGAAACGGAGCTGGACTCACCACATCAAGAGGCTCATCTTGGAGAACCACCACACCACCATCCCCCAGAAG GCCAAAGAAGCCATCCTGGAAATGGATTCCTATT ATCCCAATCGGTACCGCCACAGCCCAGAGCGCCTGAAGAAGGCCTCCCAGGATGAGGCGTCCACCCATGTGCACCAGGGGCGCCGGCAGTCTG AGCCTGGTCAGCTCCTGTACAACCGGGCAACACTCCCCAGCAGGCAGCGAGGCTTCACGGTGCCAGGCCTTAAGGGCCATAGAAAGTCGG AGCCATCCAGACATCTGCTCAGGCAACACAGCGAGAAAG CCAGAGCAGCAGGAATGAAG CATGCGGGCAGTGTTGGCATGCTCCTGGACTTTGAACAGCCCCCCTGTGCTCGGGGCCTGCAGTCGGAGGCTGAAGGGGCTGcccgggaggaggaggaggaggaagaacaggCCTTTCAGGTGTCCCTGGAGGACCTGGCAGGGCATGAAGGCCGCGAGCAGGGGGCTGGGCCAGAGCCCCCaggcgaggaggaggaggaggaggaggaggaggagagcctGGCAGTGGCGGAGCAGGTAGCCGACTTTGCCAGCTCCCTGCTGGCCGCCCTCCACTGCTGGCACTATCGGGCCAACGCTCTACTTTTCTCCCGGGGCGCTATG GGGAAGGGGCACAGGGAGCCCGAAGACCCCAAGAGCTGCCGAAGGCCCAGCAGCCGATCTCCAACCACCGCTGAGAAGTGCCTGAGCTTTGAGTCTGTGTCTTCCCTGCCGGAG GTTGAGCCAGACCCTGGGTCTGGGACAGAGCAGGAGGAGTCTGCTGCCACGGAAGGTCCCAGGACCGAGGAGATGCCCTCAGACACAGAGGCCCCAGAAGTCCTAGAAATGCAGCTTGACACCCACCAGCTGCTGCTGGGACTGGACCCCCCGGGTGACGTGGTGGACTTCATGGTGGCCGACAGCACCGAGGACCCGAAGGTCCTGAGCAgtgaggacgaggaggaggaggtgggggccgCCCACGAGCCCGAgagcctcctgcctccctctgtgCTGGACCAGGCCAGCGTCATCGCCGAGCGGTTCGTCAGCAGCTTCTCTCGGCGGAGCAGCCTGGCGCTGGAGGACGGCAAGGCCAGCGGCTTCGGGACCCCGAGGCTGACCAGCCGGAGCAGCAGTGTGGTCAGCCTAGAGGACAGTGAGAAGGGCCTGGCCCGACGAGGGAGCACCACAGACCCCCTGGGCTCTCAGCTCCCTCCAGAAGCGGACATCAGTGTGGGGGTGGCCGCAGAGAGTGACCCTTCTGTCAACGGGACAGAGACCCAGAGCCCAGGCTGCCCAGCGGAGCCAGACAGGCCTTCCTGCACGAAGGAATCGAAGCTTTCTTCCCGAGACCGGCTGTTGTTGGACAAAATCAAGAGCTACTATGAAAGTGCAGAGCACCACGACGCAGGCTTCAGTGTCCGGCGCCGGGAGAGCCTCTCCTTCATCCCCAAAGGACTGGTGAGAAACTCAGTCTCCAGAATCAACAGCCTTCCCAGGCCAGACCCGGAGCCAGTGGCTCCGCCGGGGCATAAGAGACAGGTGGGTTCGCGGGCAGCCTCGTGGGCCCTCTTTGACTACCCAGGACCAGGCCAGGCTCATGCTGGGGACCCAGCTCCCATCACAGATGCTGAGTTCCGCCCGTCTTCGGAAATTGTGAAGATCTGGGAGGAAGTGGAGTCTCCTGAGGGCAGCCCTGGGAAGGGACCAGGCCAAGGCCAGGCCAATAGCTTTGACCTGCATGAGCCCCTCTTCATCCTGGAGGAGCGTGAGCTGGGGGCCATCACTGAGGAGTCGGCTGCTGCCTCGCCGGAGCGTGCCTCCCCCACTGAGCCCCCCAGCCCGGCCCACCTGGCCCGGGAGCTGAAGGAGCTGGTGAAGGAGCTGAGCAGCGGCACCCAGGGGGAGCTGGTGACCCCACTACATCCCCGCATCCTGCAGCTCTCCCATGTGATGGACAGCCATGTGAGCGAGCGAGTCAAGAGCAAGGTCTACCAGCTGGCTCGCCAGTACAGCCTCCGGATCAAGAGCAAGTCGGTGACGGCCAGGCCACCGCAGCCGTGGGAAAAGGTGGCTGCCACCACCCCCTACCTGCAGCCGGAGGCTGGAGCACCATCTGCTGGCAGAG GGGTTCAGGCGGCTCGCTGTCTCCTCACAGGTAAGAGGAAACCGGTGCTGTCTCTCTTCAACCACGAGCAGCCCACGGCCCAGGAACACAGCCCACCCAAGTCCGGCTCTGCCAGGGAGGTATCGCCACGGCGTTTCTCCTTCAGCTCCTTGGCCACCAGCCCGAGGACCACCTCGCCTGGGGCCTGGCACATCCCCCGAAGCCCCCTCAGCCCCTTGGACACCGAGACTTTCAACTGGCCCGACGTCCGAGAGCTCTGCTCCAAATATGCCTCCCAGGACGAGGCGCTCCAGGCCAAGGGCAGCCGGCCGCGCAACCTGCCCGTCAACCGGAGCCACTCGCTGCCGGAGAACATGATGCAGCCGCAGCCGCCCCTGTCGGGGAAGGTGGGCCGCTGCTGCAGCCTGAACGCCAGGAGGGCTCCGGCAGGCCCAGGGGTCGCCCAGCCTCAGCCTCTGGCGGGGTCATCCCCAAGTGCGCCGGACGGAGGGGAGGCCCTGTACGTCACCGCAGACCTTACACTGGAGGACAGCCGGCGGATGGTCATCATGGAGAAGGGGCCCCTGTCCGGCCCCAACGCGGGACTGGAGGCAGCCAGCGGGCAGGGACCGAGCTCACCAGCAGCCCAGGCGGGGCAGGGCCTGGCGTTCCAGGAGTGTGCAGAGTATCGGCCTAAAGAAGAGGGTCCCAGGGACCCGGCGGACCCAAGCCAGCAGGGCAGAGTGAGGAGCCTGCGGGAGAAATTCCAGGCCTTGAACTCCACAG
- the PLEKHG3 gene encoding pleckstrin homology domain-containing family G member 3 isoform X15, giving the protein MPVSASLHQDGSQERPVSLTSTTSSSGSSRDSRGAMEEPSGSEASAKNGAGSPRGRRLPSNNSSSWLSMRGPLSPFNSRASVAPAHKLSYVGRVVREIVETERTYVQDLRSIVEDYLLKIIDTPGLLNPEQVSALFGNIESIYALNSQLLRDLDSCNSDPVAVASCFVERSQEFDIYTQYCNNYPNSVAALTECMQDKQQAKFFRDRQELLQHSLPLGSYLLKPVQRILKYHLLLQEIAKHFDEEEDGFEVVEDAIDTMTCVAWYINDMKRRHEHAVRLQEIQSLLINWKGPDLTTYGELVLEGTFRVHRVRNEKTFFLFDKALLITKKRGDHFVYKGHIPCSSLMLIESTRESPCFTVTHYKHSKQQYNIQAKTVEEKRSWTHHIKRLILENHHTTIPQKAKEAILEMDSYYPNRYRHSPERLKKASQDEASTHVHQGRRQSEPSRHLLRQHSEKARAAGMKGKGHREPEDPKSCRRPSSRSPTTAEKCLSFESVSSLPEVEPDPGSGTEQEESAATEGPRTEEMPSDTEAPEVLEMQLDTHQLLLGLDPPGDVVDFMVADSTEDPKVLSSEDEEEEVGAAHEPESLLPPSVLDQASVIAERFVSSFSRRSSLALEDGKASGFGTPRLTSRSSSVVSLEDSEKGLARRGSTTDPLGSQLPPEADISVGVAAESDPSVNGTETQSPGCPAEPDRPSCTKESKLSSRDRLLLDKIKSYYESAEHHDAGFSVRRRESLSFIPKGLVRNSVSRINSLPRPDPEPVAPPGHKRQVGSRAASWALFDYPGPGQAHAGDPAPITDAEFRPSSEIVKIWEEVESPEGSPGKGPGQGQANSFDLHEPLFILEERELGAITEESAAASPERASPTEPPSPAHLARELKELVKELSSGTQGELVTPLHPRILQLSHVMDSHVSERVKSKVYQLARQYSLRIKSKSVTARPPQPWEKVAATTPYLQPEAGAPSAGRGKRKPVLSLFNHEQPTAQEHSPPKSGSAREVSPRRFSFSSLATSPRTTSPGAWHIPRSPLSPLDTETFNWPDVRELCSKYASQDEALQAKGSRPRNLPVNRSHSLPENMMQPQPPLSGKVGRCCSLNARRAPAGPGVAQPQPLAGSSPSAPDGGEALYVTADLTLEDSRRMVIMEKGPLSGPNAGLEAASGQGPSSPAAQAGQGLAFQECAEYRPKEEGPRDPADPSQQGRVRSLREKFQALNSTG; this is encoded by the exons ATGCCCGTCTCTGCCTCGCTCCACCAAGATGGCAGCCAGGAGCGGCCCGTGAGCCtgacctccaccacctcctcgtCAGGCTCCTCCCGTGACAGCCGCGGGGCCATGGAGGAGCCCAGCGGCTCCGAGGCTTCGGCCAAGAACGGGGCCGGCTCCCCGCGCGGCCGGCGTCTCCCCAGCAACAATTCCAGCAGCTGGCTGAGCATGAGGGGCCCCCTGTCCCCTTTCAACAGCCGGGCGTCGGTAGCGCCTGCGCACAAGCTCAGCTACGTGGGTCGAGTAGTGCGGGAAATCGTGGAAACGGAGCGCACGTACGTGCAGGACCTGCGCAGCATCGTAGAG GACTACCTCTTGAAGATCATTGACACGCCTGGGCTGCTGAACCCGGAGCAAGTCAGTGCCCTTTTTGGGAACATAGAAAGCATCTACGCACTGAACAG CCAGCTACTCAGAGACCTGGACAGCTGCAATAGTGACCCGGTGGCTGTGGCCAGCTGCTTTGTGGAAAGG AGCCAAGAGTTTGATATCTACACCCAGTATTGCAACAACTACCCCAA CTCAGTGGCCGCCCTCACCGAGTGCATGCAGGACAAGCAGCAGGCCAAGTTCTTTCGGGACCGGCAGGAGCTGCTGCAGCACTCACTGCCCTTGGGTTCCTACCTCCTAAAGCCAGTCCAGCGCATCCTCAAGTACCACCTGCTACTCCAG GAAATCGCCAAACATTTTGATGAAGAAGAGGACGGCTTTGAGGTGGTAGAGGATGCCATTGACACCATGACTTGCGTGGCCTGGTACATCAACGACATGAAGAGGAGACATGAGCACGCAGTCCGGCTCCAG GAGATTCAGTCTCTGCTCATCAACTGGAAGGGGCCAGACCTGACCACCTATGGGGAGCTCGTCCTGGAGGGCACATTCCGCGTACACCGTGTGCGCAACGAGAAGACCTTTTTCCTCTTTGACAAAGCACTGCTCATCACCAAGAAgcggggagatcactttgtctaCAAGGGTCACATCCCG tgCTCCTCCCTGATGCTGATCGAGAGCACCAGAGAATCCCCGTGCTTCACCGTCACACACTACAAGCACAGCAAGCAGCAGTACAACATCCAG GCCAAAACTGTGGAGGAGAAACGGAGCTGGACTCACCACATCAAGAGGCTCATCTTGGAGAACCACCACACCACCATCCCCCAGAAG GCCAAAGAAGCCATCCTGGAAATGGATTCCTATT ATCCCAATCGGTACCGCCACAGCCCAGAGCGCCTGAAGAAGGCCTCCCAGGATGAGGCGTCCACCCATGTGCACCAGGGGCGCCGGCAGTCTG AGCCATCCAGACATCTGCTCAGGCAACACAGCGAGAAAG CCAGAGCAGCAGGAATGAAG GGGAAGGGGCACAGGGAGCCCGAAGACCCCAAGAGCTGCCGAAGGCCCAGCAGCCGATCTCCAACCACCGCTGAGAAGTGCCTGAGCTTTGAGTCTGTGTCTTCCCTGCCGGAG GTTGAGCCAGACCCTGGGTCTGGGACAGAGCAGGAGGAGTCTGCTGCCACGGAAGGTCCCAGGACCGAGGAGATGCCCTCAGACACAGAGGCCCCAGAAGTCCTAGAAATGCAGCTTGACACCCACCAGCTGCTGCTGGGACTGGACCCCCCGGGTGACGTGGTGGACTTCATGGTGGCCGACAGCACCGAGGACCCGAAGGTCCTGAGCAgtgaggacgaggaggaggaggtgggggccgCCCACGAGCCCGAgagcctcctgcctccctctgtgCTGGACCAGGCCAGCGTCATCGCCGAGCGGTTCGTCAGCAGCTTCTCTCGGCGGAGCAGCCTGGCGCTGGAGGACGGCAAGGCCAGCGGCTTCGGGACCCCGAGGCTGACCAGCCGGAGCAGCAGTGTGGTCAGCCTAGAGGACAGTGAGAAGGGCCTGGCCCGACGAGGGAGCACCACAGACCCCCTGGGCTCTCAGCTCCCTCCAGAAGCGGACATCAGTGTGGGGGTGGCCGCAGAGAGTGACCCTTCTGTCAACGGGACAGAGACCCAGAGCCCAGGCTGCCCAGCGGAGCCAGACAGGCCTTCCTGCACGAAGGAATCGAAGCTTTCTTCCCGAGACCGGCTGTTGTTGGACAAAATCAAGAGCTACTATGAAAGTGCAGAGCACCACGACGCAGGCTTCAGTGTCCGGCGCCGGGAGAGCCTCTCCTTCATCCCCAAAGGACTGGTGAGAAACTCAGTCTCCAGAATCAACAGCCTTCCCAGGCCAGACCCGGAGCCAGTGGCTCCGCCGGGGCATAAGAGACAGGTGGGTTCGCGGGCAGCCTCGTGGGCCCTCTTTGACTACCCAGGACCAGGCCAGGCTCATGCTGGGGACCCAGCTCCCATCACAGATGCTGAGTTCCGCCCGTCTTCGGAAATTGTGAAGATCTGGGAGGAAGTGGAGTCTCCTGAGGGCAGCCCTGGGAAGGGACCAGGCCAAGGCCAGGCCAATAGCTTTGACCTGCATGAGCCCCTCTTCATCCTGGAGGAGCGTGAGCTGGGGGCCATCACTGAGGAGTCGGCTGCTGCCTCGCCGGAGCGTGCCTCCCCCACTGAGCCCCCCAGCCCGGCCCACCTGGCCCGGGAGCTGAAGGAGCTGGTGAAGGAGCTGAGCAGCGGCACCCAGGGGGAGCTGGTGACCCCACTACATCCCCGCATCCTGCAGCTCTCCCATGTGATGGACAGCCATGTGAGCGAGCGAGTCAAGAGCAAGGTCTACCAGCTGGCTCGCCAGTACAGCCTCCGGATCAAGAGCAAGTCGGTGACGGCCAGGCCACCGCAGCCGTGGGAAAAGGTGGCTGCCACCACCCCCTACCTGCAGCCGGAGGCTGGAGCACCATCTGCTGGCAGAG GTAAGAGGAAACCGGTGCTGTCTCTCTTCAACCACGAGCAGCCCACGGCCCAGGAACACAGCCCACCCAAGTCCGGCTCTGCCAGGGAGGTATCGCCACGGCGTTTCTCCTTCAGCTCCTTGGCCACCAGCCCGAGGACCACCTCGCCTGGGGCCTGGCACATCCCCCGAAGCCCCCTCAGCCCCTTGGACACCGAGACTTTCAACTGGCCCGACGTCCGAGAGCTCTGCTCCAAATATGCCTCCCAGGACGAGGCGCTCCAGGCCAAGGGCAGCCGGCCGCGCAACCTGCCCGTCAACCGGAGCCACTCGCTGCCGGAGAACATGATGCAGCCGCAGCCGCCCCTGTCGGGGAAGGTGGGCCGCTGCTGCAGCCTGAACGCCAGGAGGGCTCCGGCAGGCCCAGGGGTCGCCCAGCCTCAGCCTCTGGCGGGGTCATCCCCAAGTGCGCCGGACGGAGGGGAGGCCCTGTACGTCACCGCAGACCTTACACTGGAGGACAGCCGGCGGATGGTCATCATGGAGAAGGGGCCCCTGTCCGGCCCCAACGCGGGACTGGAGGCAGCCAGCGGGCAGGGACCGAGCTCACCAGCAGCCCAGGCGGGGCAGGGCCTGGCGTTCCAGGAGTGTGCAGAGTATCGGCCTAAAGAAGAGGGTCCCAGGGACCCGGCGGACCCAAGCCAGCAGGGCAGAGTGAGGAGCCTGCGGGAGAAATTCCAGGCCTTGAACTCCACAGGTTGA